Within Paracoccus jeotgali, the genomic segment CGCTTGGCGGCATCGACGACCGGATCGAGGGGCTGAACGCCGGCGGTGACGACTATCTGGTCAAGCCCTTCGCCTTTGGCGAGTTGTCGGCGCGGATCAACGCGCTCGCCCGCCGACCGCAGCTGCGCGAGGCCGAGGTGGTGCTGGCCGCCGGCGATCTGCGCATGGACCTGATCCGGCGCCGCGTCAGCCGGGGCGACGTCGAGATCGACCTGCTGCCGCGGGAATTCGCGCTGCTGGAATGTCTGCTGCGCCGCAAGGGGCGGGTGCAGACCCGGACCATGCTGCTCGAGGCGGTGTGGGATCTGGGCTTCGATCCGCAGACGAATGTGGTCGAAAGCCATATCTCGCGGCTGCGGGCCAAGATCGACAAGCCCTTTGCGACCGAGCTGATCCAGACCGTGCGCGGCGCGGGCTATCGGATCGACGCATGAACCGCTGGCGCGCGATCTGGCGCACCACGCCGA encodes:
- a CDS encoding winged helix-turn-helix domain-containing protein; translated protein: MRILVIEDDPTTGDYILQGLRQEGHTADLCRNGRDGLIAAQTSDFDVLVVDRMLPDLDGLSLVRTLRAARNLTPALFLTALGGIDDRIEGLNAGGDDYLVKPFAFGELSARINALARRPQLREAEVVLAAGDLRMDLIRRRVSRGDVEIDLLPREFALLECLLRRKGRVQTRTMLLEAVWDLGFDPQTNVVESHISRLRAKIDKPFATELIQTVRGAGYRIDA